The DNA segment TCACTGTCTGCCTCCCACAGGTTAATGAGAGGGGGGTACAGCTCATTTAGCGGTATCGATGAGGTCTTCTGCATGTACTTCTTCAGGGAATGGTGATAATTCTTTCTCTTCCACCTCTTGGCAGTGTAAACGCCCAGTAAAACCAGGCTGATGAGCGCAAACATCGTTCCCATGACTGCGGCCAGAGCCGTGTTGGTCCCTTGATCGGATATTTCCACCGCGAAGGCCGCTTGCTTCGTCGTGACATTCACACACGACTTCTGCGGCTGTTGCTGGACGCTGGATACGGTGAGGCACACTTCGTACTCGGTCGCCGGCTGAAGATGCGTCAGGTTGTACTCGTGGACGTCCACGGGAACCCTGGCAGTGTAAGTGATGTGAGGGTTGTCGATTTTCATAGTTGCGGACGACCACTTGAGGTTGGAGGCCATGACGTTTGAGCTTATTTTCCAGGAGACGAGGATGGAGTGCGATTCCGTCTGTTTGACGTAGATCTTTAAGAGCTGCGTGTTGTCCAGCAGAGTGCCGTTGACCTTTATCGCTGTCACTTTTGTGTCAACTCCCTCAGAGTTTTGAGCCACGCAGGTGTACCTGCCGGAGTCTTCAACTTGGATGTGGGAAATTCTCAGTGTCCCCTCTTTGCTAAGGCGGTACTTGTCAGACAAAGTGTCAGTCATAACCTTGTGTCCCATTGGTGTCACCCAATAGATCTCAGGCTCAGGCTGTGAAATAGCCCTGCAGTCCAAATCCAAGGTCATTCCAATTTCTAAACTGAGGTGGGTGGGGAAGGTATCGTGAGAGATCAGGGGCAAACACTGATTTAGTAACCTTTTCTGCAGCACTTCACGCACATGCATCCCCCTGACCTCTGGCGGCATCGAGCAGAACATGGACAGCGGCTCCATAAATCGCACTGTGGTTTTGTTGGAACCCATCCACTGGATGACGCAATCACAGCGCAGAGGGTTGCTATGGATGCTGATCTCTCGCAAGTTGGGCAGAGCATCCACAGTGGACTGATAAAGGGCATTCAGGGCATTGTTGTTTAGCATTAGGCTCTCCAAAGCTGGGACATCCCGAAAGGCCTGCCGATTAATATAAGAGAACTTGGGGTTGTTTGTTGCCTCTAGTTTAGTGAGCTCAGGAAGGTTGTCCAAAGCGTAACGGTCAATAGAAACCAACTCTCCCATGTTATTTATCCCCAATTCCTTCAATCTGAGCATGTTCTTGAAATCCCCCTCCTGTATTTTGTGTACTgggtttttgtttaaatccaGGAATTTCAGGTTTGGTAGTTTCTGAAGGGCTCTCTGAGGCACTCCAACCAACTTGTTGTCGTAGAAAGAGAGGCTCTCGAGATTGTCAAGTCCCACAAAGGCGTTTCCAGGAATATCTTTCAAATCCATCCCGGCTAAAACCAAACTCCTCAGATTGCCCAGCGGCTTGAAGTTAAAGTCCATAATTCCAACAACCGGGTTCTCTCCGATCATGAGTATCTCCAGATTTGGCGTAGAATCAAACCACTGGCTGCTGATGGTTTTGAGCTTGTTGGAGTTGAGGTGAAGCCTGAGTAGGTTATGAAGCCCAGAGAAGGCCTTGGCAGAAATGGTGCTGATGTGATTGTGGTTGATGTAGAGTTCCTGCAGGTTGCTAAGGTCCTGCAGACAGTAGTCGGGCATTTCCATGATCTGGTTCTCCTCCAGATGAAGCGTGGTGAGTTGGGACATGTTGGTGAGACCAACATCTCGAATTGTACTGAAGTTATTTTGAGAcaggtccagttctgtcaggtTGAAGAGTTGCTCCAGTTCCTCGCTGGTCCTAGCGATGTAGTTGCTCTGCAAGAGGAGAACTTGAGTTTCACTGGACAGGTTTCCCGGGATCCGTGTTAGGCGAAGGTCATTGCAGTCCACTGTTGTAGCTTCTCTGTAGGTGGACTGAGGGGTGAACCAGGGTCTGATTTCACACACGCACAGCTGAGGGCAGTCATTGCTTTGGACAAGAGAGAGTGCTACAGATGCCAGAACCAAGCCACCAAGAACCTGAGCACAGCTGTCCATCTTCCATCTAGCCATACTGGGAAGGGATAGGAGGCTGGTCAGTGGACTTTGGAGGAAGGTTTGTAACAGTCATCAACCAGACTTGCTACCGATTAAGCCTTTAAGCCCAGGAAATGGGAGGTTCTCGAGACAAAGTCGGGGGTAGAAATTACAGGCAGGGATTCTGGTGATGGAGGATTATCTggaaaagaagaacaaagaagTTAGAATTGGAGGGTGATGGAAAAGAGGagaatattgaataaaaaacaatacatttttaggAAATGTTCCAAACTATTCCCTAAGATAATGTTAAAAGGTTATGAGCTTTGTCTGAGAACATAATCGAAAAGCAAAGAGTGCCCCGATATATACAACTGTTGCATGGAACAATGTACCTACAGAGATTTAtcacatttagaaatgtttttatgaaagatCATTTTTGTGATCTGCTGTGTACGACGGAGAAATAGAGCCAggttaggaaaacaaaaagataaaattaccagaatatagtaataatattacaagaataaagtcatatcatcatgactttattcttgtgatattatttttttcttgtaatattattttattctcaaagtTCTACtatattctcatattattttgactcTATACTTGCACGATTTATTCTGGTAATACAATGactatttttttcagattattttgactttattctcgcaATATCATGACTTCGTTCTTGTAATTGTCTTCCTTTATactcataattttttttattagtatggTCCTAATTCTCTGTTGTATGTGAATCACTAAATACTAAAATCTCACACTTGTTGTAAACACATAAGCCAACGCTTACCCACATTTTTGCCCAATCTcctgaatttgtgttttttactattttatgaCATTTCGTCCTCATCCTAACCCATGTGTGTTAAATAAGACAGCAAAATTGACAGGGAACAGTATCTTTAGCTGTGGAGCTATTCTCGTGAGACTGAGTAATGTGCATCATCAACAGTTTCACAAAAATGCAAGTTCAGCTCATTACAGTCCGTGTACAAAAAGCTGGCCTGGGCTGGAAAGAAATCAAGTTGCATTGAGGGCTTTCATCTACCCACCAGGCCCACAAGGACGCCGTCATTATCCTTTTCGGAACATCATTAAACATTATGAGATGTCAGTCAGCGCCAAACCTTAAAGAAAGCAACAATAATTTGCAcatctacatttttattgtcatattgTGAGCATTCAGAAATTAGGCTAAAGACGGTGGAAAGATTTAAGAAAgtctagttgttgttttttttttatcattctatTGAGTGTCTAAAAATAATAGACGAATGAGAAAATGTATGCAGTATTTTAcgtaatgtaataataaatggCCTTAATATGATGTCTAACTTGATGAAAATCTCTCCAAAGACACTTGAAACTATAGGGGGGGGGGAAACGACTCAAAACAGTAAGCACAAAAAATAGATGAACTATGAAAAATCTCAGACAGCGGAgcaaaatctgacttttatgtTACTAAAAGTCACAGACAAAAGCCTGAGCTGTGGTTTCAGACCAACACAAGCCTTTTTATCTACTATGGATTCCTACCTGGtatcacagaataaaaaaaaaaatccatcctcTTTCATTTGGTTGTGGATCAGTAACCCATGAATGTTACATTTCTCGTCTTCTAGCAGAACTAGAGTGAACTAAGACCGGCCTCACATGTGCTTCTCAGCATGTTTTTACAGTGTCCACATTAAGTTCAAGCTGCAATCTGTCTCAGACTGGTGGACGTAAAACAAATGTGATGTAATGATAACAGTACATATGTCCAGTCTGTTCCCAGTTTCCCCCCATTTAGgtccaaaataaaccaaatctGTATTGATATTCTGGTGAAGCAGCACTTCCTTCATGCTTTCTtttcaatcagtcaatcaatcaatcaatcaatcaaactttatttgtatagcacatttcagcagcaaggcatttcaaagtgctttacatcaaatcaaacacaaaaatacaatgcaacatagaatcaacaatcaaaacacaacatcaagtcagactctgtcaataaatttgcaatggattacgtttcgaatacaactctaaacaagtgggtttttagttgagatttaaaggaagtcagtgtttcagctgttttacagttttctggaagtttgttccagatttttggtgcatagatgctaaatgctgcttctcctggtttggttctggttctggggatgcagagcagaaccagaaccagaagacctgagaggttctggaaggttgatacaacagcagcagatctttaatgtattgtggtgctaaaccattcagtaatttataaactaacaacagtattttaaagtctattctttgagctacagggagccagtggagagactttaaaactggtgttatgtgctctatcttcctggttttagtgagttgtttgaattgttttgttcttctaCTATGAGTAGATGGTATATACTCACCTGAGCTACCAATATAATGAAAAAGGGCATATGCCAGTGCAAAGGTCCAAGTATGCATGTTAAACTAAGCATGTTTCTGTGCAGAAAGAAGCATCAAAAATCTAACTAATAGCGAAACTGGGTTTAAGTGGCTGAGAGTTGGGATgaattgctaaaaaaataaagaaaaaaaaacagctgatggATAAATGGAATTACATTATATACACCTGTTTTATTCAGCAATGTGTTTAAAGGGtggtattatgtgttttccagccacgtagtgtcattttatagcacaatcaagttattatgttaccttcagttgttatagaaaTGCTGTTCATATCAAAagtgacttaaaagaaatttgactttgcaatttaacgcCTTCAAATATGgactccgtctctttaagaagttcatGCTCTTTCCGAAACTCCAAATTGGGGAGTCGTAGGGTAGGGCTGCTCTGTGACACGTTATACAAatctgaatggttgccatgggagattcgaggatttctcaaacatgcacgaaagaatcaaggcaacgcTACAGGTAAGTTTTTATTGAggtaataacattataacatgatgtcaAGTTAAAAGACAGTCAGTCTTATGTAGCTAATACTGTTGGAACGACgtaaataaaacctaaatgaTCATGTCATACTGTGTCACCACCAGtcaatgcaaatgtttttatctacaaaagaaaaaatctccAACCCAGTAGTTTAAGCAGCTGAATACAGGCTAGCTACTTGAGCAGCTATCTCAACTAGCTAATGTGTATAACAGGCTGATATCAGCAAGCTTTCCAGCTAATGTGTAATAAATATGAGCTAATATTACCTAAAAGCTAGCTGATATTAGCTATACACACATTAGCTAATAGTTAGGTAGCTAACAACCAGCTAATGTATTAGCTAATATATAATATTAGTTAACATAGAAGCTAATTTAATAGCTAGTTATATTAGTTATCAGAAGCTAATATCAGCTAGCTTGTTTACTTTGTAAGAAACAGATCCTCATCAAGccccaaaacaatttttctcattttatttccGCATATTGTGACCAAACGTACCGTCTTTGTGCGACAGCCTCACTCGTTAGCAAGATTAGGAAGCCAGCAGGTGTTTAACAAGCCTGAGTACTTGCAGCACAAAGCCAACACTTAAGACAATCCCTAACTCAATTAGGTCTATTTAGGAGGCACCTCGCCTAGTCCGGAGCCATGCGGCATCCACCTTCTTAAGGGTAAACAACAGCTCAAGAAGATAGCGCTTAAGAGGCTTTGGACCCAGAAAGCTGGGCAATACATGGGAATGTACATAAACTGCCTGGCAACAGCGCTGGGGGAGAGGAGAACGGTGCACTTCTCCTCCTATTCCGGGGATTCCCTACGAGACGGGGCGGAGCGTCTGAGAGGCAGGCAGGATGTTGTTTTTAAGCTAAAGCACTTTATATTGTGACTATTGCTGTGCCAGTTCGGATTAGCAGATGGAGATGCTGAGGAGGCGATTAGCTGCGGAGCAAGAGCGCTGAATTCAGACCCAGGGAGGAGCGAAACAGGTTCTTCAGCACTTTAATTAGAAAGCAACATATGTGCGGAACCGGAAACAACAAGTTCAGGGTTATGGCACATGATGTCATTTTTCATACTGACCGctgcatttaaagcaaaaataagtcATGGTAGTAAAAAAGGGAATAAGATTTTAGAGActacagaaaccaaaacattattCCAGCCTGTTTGTTTTCAAGCCAGAACACGGGCTTACAGGACAGGATTGTCACAGAACTGTAAACAAAAGgctactaaaaatgttttacattgtaGCAAAGGAAATTTAGCTGAATAAGTGTCCCATAATGACGGTTTACACATGATGCATGGGAAGCAGATCAAAAATTTAATGGGCCTCTTTACGGAcaacattaaaatttttgtctttctgaaagGAGCACAAATTGCATAGCaggaatgaaaggaaaatattttattcttaattagTTACAGTGGACTCCTGTCTATTCGCTGACTCAGCAATCCATAGACTTTTCTGTAGAAcgtgattacattttttttagaagataATCCGCCCAGTCAGGGATTTTCCAATAGGGAATATCTATAATATTTGAAAGGAAATGGAGTTTAAGAAGCTGAAATAACTGGGCACAATACTACTTGACACACTATTGGCTAGTGTTTGGAACCAgaagtgacatttattttttccttgcCGCCGATTGGCTGTAAGAGCGGACATAAGAAAGACTGTAGATTTTAGCTTCTCTGGTAATGCTAAGATGGTTTCAAATGTgcttaataaaacatattaaggTATCATACTGCAACAGAGCAATAAAGCTCAATTCCCCAAAGGATACTCTGGAAGACtcttgtaaagaaaatgttgtctttttaacAATCAATATTCTGCATTTTCTATTTCAAGATGTGCTTTTTGAGATGATAGAGAATTCTTAACATGCCAGATAAGAACATCCCCGTCTGAAACTGTGTATTTCTCTGGAGAGACGTCCTGTAAACCAGAAGAACTGACTAGAGAACTAATTCAACATGTATTCTTGTTTATATAGCaacttttatgaaaatgctTTCTAAATAACCCCTAAAGCTATTGGAAATTAAATCATAACCAAACAATCTAtcagtaataaaaaacaaacaaaccaacaaacaatTCCAGAAAATACTATAATTCAACAACATAAGCCAAATTTAGCAGTAAACAATCAtctgttgttttgctttctgctcTTCTGTTCACTGAAAACAGGGTTAATCCTGTTGCTAATCTTACATTTTCCCCATTTTGGTAAACGCTGACGGCTTTGTCTACTTTCGCGTTCATGGAATTTAGAGTCGCATTGTCACTGATCCCTTTAATGCTAAACATGACAGTTATGTAAGTGAAAACAGGAGGTTAGTTCATTTCTAAAGAGTTGCATTTAAAACGACGTTCTGACGGAAGAGCGGAGACGAGATTAAAGCAAGAAGTCAAAGTCGGCACCCTGCTGTTTAATCTGTGCAACAAATTTTCTTCAAGTTTGCGGCACGAAACAAACGTACAAAATAATCATGTTGGGAAAAACATGCTCTGGTGATCCCACTTATGTTGGTTCATCCATTTATACCTGCTACACTTACCCAATGCACACACTAATGGAAGCTTGGCACTTACTTTCCAGGCAACTCACATGTTGGCATTGTCCTATTGTGATTAATTTCCTGCAATCTGACAAAACGCATCTGTGTCCTCCCATGGAGGAAAGAACCCTTCAATGATGCCAGGACACATTATCTGGCTGAGCATTTTAATCACCGCCAAAACGACACCCGTAAAAATCAGTGCACATTCGGAAATGTGCCCATGCCTGCGAGCGTGGATCGTCCTTATGGgagaccaaaatggaaaaatcgagcattttgttaaatatgtttgtagTAAAGATGAGGAGAGAGATCCAGGAAATGAGCTTAATTAGAATATTCCTAGCATGAGGAAGACTTTGTGTGTTCAAAAAGACCTCACAGCAGGGTTAtaatagttttgggtttttcgtcacagtttgtttttatttcgtTGTGAGCTTTTGTTTCTCTAATTCAGTTAGCAGTGGcgtgtttgctagtttttattagttatttgtaaaatattgtttagttttacttcaGGTTGCAGATGtaagtttaagtttttttcatagtttggtAAATTTTTAGGTACTCAAAAAGGccaaagtatttttataataCTCAACAGAGGATATCACGTTCAAAAAAATGTAGTCgattattgttgaacaaccaacTGACTTTGGTGTTTCATCTCAACTTTTGCTGTCGCCGTTTCACAGACTACAGAGGAGGAGAATGAAATGTTGTAACTTACCGACAACTGCttaagaaggggaaaaaaattaacttcaCATCAGCTAGAAAggctataaataaatacattcataaacacaaaacgGATGTTATTTCTCtcatttctgtatattttagtTTCATAAACGCACAGTAaagttttctcaatttcagtttttgttttttgttttccactagttttagttaactataACAACTTTGCTTCGGAGCATGTGTATAAAGAGTGATGGCTAAAACAAACGCTAGCATTCCGCTGTGGGTTCCAGGCATTTTGCCATTTCATCGATTTGAAATGTCAATTTCTTACctgtaaacaaataatttcataCCCACACACTTAAACATTCCCTGTCGGTACTTCTGAagattatattacattatattacatAAGAGGAAAGATTTGAAGTTAGTTCAGCTTTGCTTTTCTGCATCGGATCGGCGCATCCTTAGTGGAAAATCATTACAGGAACCAACAGGAATAAAAGCCACCAAACATCCGTCTGTGTGGAATTAAtctatgtaatgtgtttcactttttaataataCTCTAACTCATTGAATGGGACTGCAtaactttctagaaaaatctgCTCTTTCTGCTAGAAAAATCACACCTGTCGCAGATTAAGCCTTGCTGTTGCCGTCATTAGATATAATGACGCGTCAACCTATTGCAGGGGAAAGGGTTAATATCTTAAACCATTCGTCTTAAAGGAGCCGTGGAGGTTCGCTAACCCAGTCTGCTGCACACCGCTGGGACCTAAAGGTGGTGTTGGGAAGGGAGGGGGAGGAGCTTGAAGCTCCTAACCACCGGCTCTGTTGTTTCCCCAACAACCCCTCCCCGCACACCTGCGATGCACCTCAGGGGAAAGTGGCTGCTTAGTCGTCTGTatcaagataaaaatatttcacttgttGTCCGTGTGAGAGAGAGTGGATTAGTGTGCAGCGTTGTATGTGTTATTATATGTTAAACAGCAAATTAGACGTTAAAAGTAGTGGAACGTTGGGTCTAGTTAacccgggttttttttttttttcaacttgatattctgtggttctgtttctcACCGTGGGATTGctgtttacttgtttttaactCCCTTTGTGAAGATAAATACTGACAAACTGAGTTTAATTTGCTCCCCCAACTTCCAGCTATTACAGTTTACCTGCAAAGTATACATTGTTGATCCCAGTTGGACTATACATAAAAGTGAATAGGCCTTCCAGACACAACTGTCTTTATAGCACCATCACTTGAGATCGAGACACAGTCACTGCACTCAGCTGGTCTCCATTCCACTCACTGGGAGACCAGTAGCACCAATTAACTTGAGCTTCGTTGAGTTAGGTCACCTACTTTAAATGGGGTGAACATCAATgcaatcacttattttatgtaaaaaaaaattgtcatttttgaagaaatcagatttcactttgacattaaatggggttgttgtaatttttttcctcaaaaagcCAAAAAAGCCTTGATTTTACtgatcatgattgatttgtaTTAGTAAATTGCACCAATCTGACGGTTGAATAATCTAAACAACAGATGAAAGACAGTAAATACCTTTGTTGCTGTGTTCACATATGTATTTAGTCAATAATTTGCCAGTAAAAAGGGGTTCTGAATCgataatgttgcttttttatgtcaatatttggttttaattaaattgcGATTATTTGCTAAGATTAACTGCAAACAATGCAACTCGATTAAAAACTTTGATCAAGTTTCACCACTAGTCTAACTACACTAAAATCTTGGACTAATTAGCAATTTTacacttaaaaatatgtttgccatactaaaataattatttaaatgccTAATATTTAACCTTTCCAAAATTCTTTTAGTACTGATTTGATGTAAACACAACAAGAGACAAGCAGGTTCCACAATTtcattagctgtgtttccatcgACCacgaaaatgtgcaaattggaattgagaaaataaattcacttaatggaaacaggCAAATTTCAAGAAAACTCCtgttttttccataaaaagTTTAAGCACTAGGATGATGTGGTTTTTCGGCTGTAGcacgtgatcaacagccggatgttaccACTGCTgggaaagatgaagaaaacaggaagtggtaggaagaTGAGGCGCAGCATGTTTTATAATGACCAAACTCATTCGGGTGTGATTTTATTTGCGTTTCTTGTTTATTGGAAACACCaaattgcgaaattgtgttttttttccgaTATTAGCGGAATAAGTTTTATCCACATTTGTAATTTGGAATAATGTACAACTaaaccagaaaaacaacaacaacaacaacacaaatctTTTGGACCAAACCAGAAACCAAGCAGTGAAGTGCAGATTCGATCCACCTTCCAGAACCGATCCGATAACAAGTCAGCAGCCGGGGCCGCCCTCCACCCTCCGACCCCCGGCCGTCACAAAAGCGCAACAGCTGCAGTGACAGAAGCGGCGTTCGCGGACCACAATAGACCCCCCGCTAACGCAACCCCATTCTCAGCGGCGCATCTCCTGCGAAAGGGCCCCGGCTTTATCCCCCTCCATACGGCCACCACCACTTGCCCCTCCACCTCCCCCAAGAGCGAAGACCGGACGACTTGTCGCTCAAAACGGAGGAGGCATCGAGACATCTGCTGGGTTCTActttaacattaatatgcaaatCACATCACCACACACGCACGCGGGCACGGCGAGCCGCCTGCCGCAACGGAGATCAAAGTTTGCTTTCCGTGGAATTGCATTTGACGCACTACAAGAGGCTGACTTGGGCttgttaaatgtaaacaaaaatcacGGAGCTGTCCTCGACCAAGTCTGTTTatctaaataaatcataatgCCCTTGAGTGCGTCTGCGTATTCAGTCGTCGCCCTTGTGTTTTAGTAGCGTACCGGTTTGTCTTTTAACCGGTACGctacttgatttgtttttctttgagaaaaacaaatcaaatttcagGGTTTCTttcccctcctttttattttatttttttgtcaaggGTATTGTAAAGAATGTCCATTCTTTGCCGCTCTCACCTTGTTGGCATTCCAGGTCTTCACGTTCACCAAGCGCGCGGCCCCTTTATCCAGGTGAACGCCTCAGTAGAGAAAAAAGGGGAACGCTACAGAGCTGCAGGTGAACGGGTTCATCAGACATCCCTGTCTCCTCCGGAGCTCTGGCTGTTTACGGCGCGTCCCATCAGTCGGTCAGATCCCCAGAGCGCCTCGGAGAGAGACGCATGATGCGGTCTGCAGAGACAGATTTCCCCAACCTGCCGCGCGACCAGACCGCTTTGTCACTCAGATGATATTCTTCcgcactgctgctgctggtgatgctgctgctgctcctgctgctcctttCTCCGCGAATGCCGAGGAATAATGATTGCAAGATGGGGaggcaggggaaaaaaaaaaaaaaaaaaaagaggcagaaaacacCTGGCGCTGTCCAGACTATAGTCAGCTGATTCCCCAGCAGGCCATTGGCTGAGAGCGACTGTCTGTCACCGCCGGCCAAAAGCAAAGCAGAGCACCATCTGCTCCGGGCTTGTTGTGATGAGAACAAAGGCAGGAGGAGGGCGGCGGGGTGGCGGTGCATGGGGGCGGTAATGCCTTGCTCTTGTAAGAGCAAGGCATTACTGccggagaaggaaaaaaaaaaaagatacgaAGCTGTGAACCGGGACTTCTCGGTGTTTACAGCAAGATGAAtccatttttaaagtcattttgtgttgtgaagtcaaagaaaatgcttcaaaaatgttttactgagaaAGATCTAGAATTTGGGATGCTATTTGTAGTTGGCACTATGTACTCTaaaacccctaaataaaactgaGTGGCAACCAATTACAGTCCACAGTTAGTAATTAGCGGTTTATTGCATCGTTAAGCATTTATCGTGAAAAAgtctttttgatttattgttgtcttgataaatttcaattaataacgtaaaaaagaaaaatctggcaGTTTTATCGGAAATgttatttctattgttttctccacaaatattgacaaataacagtaatttcagaaaatattaaatgcagttactgtgtgcagttcaGATAACGTTTCTTTAAgatatttaaagctgcagcgtgtaactttattttattatttttcatatttgttgaaattttcaCAATGTCGTGACAGTATAGTAAGAGACAAATCactgtacaaaaaaagaaatttcagctCCTTTGCTCCAAGTGCTAACTAAAAACGAATCAGAACGAGTAGGTGGGTCTTACCACTGTCAATCACTATCTCATATGGCGCTGCTCAACCTCCCCTTTGCTTTCTGCTgcgctgcagctagcatagcctgctCTGCTAGTTAGCATAAGATACTAATGACGGCAGGTACGCGGTTTCTCTTGTAAGTCGTTTCTctgcacatttagcagcgagtacatgagtttgattgacagctctaagaccctccttctagctgtgattggttgtttttggtcaggagcGGGACATTTCCTCAGACTGCAATAGTAGCTCAGAGAGGAGGCCGAGGCCAGATTGTCTGTCTCATATAATTCTGTCACGACACGGTgactgttttagaaaatatgtaaacaacatattctttataaaagttacgtGCAGCAGCTTGACGAAACCATTTCAAATAGGAATGGTTTTCAAGAGCTTGTGGTGCCGTGAACGCTGCGCCATGGAATCACA comes from the Gambusia affinis linkage group LG07, SWU_Gaff_1.0, whole genome shotgun sequence genome and includes:
- the lrrn1 gene encoding leucine-rich repeat neuronal protein 1, translated to MARWKMDSCAQVLGGLVLASVALSLVQSNDCPQLCVCEIRPWFTPQSTYREATTVDCNDLRLTRIPGNLSSETQVLLLQSNYIARTSEELEQLFNLTELDLSQNNFSTIRDVGLTNMSQLTTLHLEENQIMEMPDYCLQDLSNLQELYINHNHISTISAKAFSGLHNLLRLHLNSNKLKTISSQWFDSTPNLEILMIGENPVVGIMDFNFKPLGNLRSLVLAGMDLKDIPGNAFVGLDNLESLSFYDNKLVGVPQRALQKLPNLKFLDLNKNPVHKIQEGDFKNMLRLKELGINNMGELVSIDRYALDNLPELTKLEATNNPKFSYINRQAFRDVPALESLMLNNNALNALYQSTVDALPNLREISIHSNPLRCDCVIQWMGSNKTTVRFMEPLSMFCSMPPEVRGMHVREVLQKRLLNQCLPLISHDTFPTHLSLEIGMTLDLDCRAISQPEPEIYWVTPMGHKVMTDTLSDKYRLSKEGTLRISHIQVEDSGRYTCVAQNSEGVDTKVTAIKVNGTLLDNTQLLKIYVKQTESHSILVSWKISSNVMASNLKWSSATMKIDNPHITYTARVPVDVHEYNLTHLQPATEYEVCLTVSSVQQQPQKSCVNVTTKQAAFAVEISDQGTNTALAAVMGTMFALISLVLLGVYTAKRWKRKNYHHSLKKYMQKTSSIPLNELYPPLINLWEADSEKEKEGTSETKPSQVDTTRSYYMW